The genomic window TGGTTTATCTGGTGTTGCTCGTTCTATGCCTACGAGTTCAGCGGTAGATGTCGTAGCAAAACATTTAGGGATCAATTGCTTTGAAACCCCTACTGGGTGGAAATTTTTTGGTAATCTTTTGGATGCAAATAAAATTACTCTTTGTGGTGAGGAGAGCTTTGGAACTGGAAGTGATCATGTAAGAGAGAAAGATGGACTATGGGCTGTTCTTTTTTGGTTGCAGATACTTGCTACAAAGAAAAAGTCTGTTTCGGAGATAATGAAAAATCATTGGCTATTTTATGGTCGTCATTATTACTCTCGTCATGATTATGAATCTATTCCTTCTGAAGTAGCAAATTCTCTTTATGTAAGATTAAGTAATTTGCTTCCCACTTTGAAAAATCAATCTTTTGCAGGAAGCAAAATTCAAAATGCTGATGACTTTAGCTATACAGATCCTGTTGATGGTTCTAATACTCTTAATCAGGGCTTGAGAATTTTATTAGATGATGGAAGTCGCGCTTTAGTAAGACTTTCTGGAACGGGTACGAAGGGGGCTACTTTAAGAGTCTACTTTGAAAGATTCGTCAAGAGTAATGGTGATATTCATCAAAATCCTCAGTTAGCATTGGATCCTTTGATTAAAGGTATTGATTCTTTAGCTGAGATTTCCAAACGTACAGGTATGTCAATCCCGTCAGTTATTACATAGATCTAAAATTTACTAATTGGAAATCATCAAAACAACTTTATTAGTTGTTGTTTGCTTTTAAACTTAAAAATATCTTGGTTAGTTTATTTTGGCTAACGATCTGTTTGCTTTTAATGGTGAACAGCTAACTCATAAAAATGCTCCTTTAGCTGATCGCTTACGGCCTCAAACACTTGAAGATTTTGTTGGTCAAGATCATATTTTGGCTGAAGGACGTTTGTTGAGACGATCAATTGTTGCAGATCAAGTAGGCAACTTATTGCTTTATGGTCCACCAGGAGTAGGTAAGACTACTTTGGCTAGAATTATCGCATACAACACACTTTCTCACTTCAGTGTGGTAAACGCCGCTTTGGCGGGGATCAAGGATTTGAGGTCTGAGATTGATTCCGCAAGAGATAGGTTAAATAAATTCAGTAAACGTTCGATTTTATTTATTGATGAGGTCCATAGATTTAATACTGCTCAACAAGATGCATTATTACCTTGGGTTGAAAATGGAACTTTGACTTTGATTGGTGCAACTACGGAAAATCCTTACTTTGAAGTGAATAAAGCTTTGGTAAGTAGATCTAGATTATTTCGTTTACATAGTCTGAATTCAAATGCATTGCACAAATTACTTCAAAAAGCATTGAAGAATAAAGAAAGAGGTTATGGGTTGAAAGTTATCAATATGTCTAGTGAAGCTGAAGATCATTTAGTTGATGTATCTAATGGAGATGCTCGTGTTTTGCTCAATGCGCTAGAACTCGCTGTTGAAAGCACTGCTGCAAAAACGGATGGTTCAATAAATATTGACCTCAAAATTGCAGAGGATTCGATTCAAGAACGCGCGATCTTATATGACAAAGAGGGCGATGCTCATTTTGATACTATTAGCGCTTTTATTAAGTCAATACGCGGTTCTGATCCCGATGCTGCTTTGTTTTGGCTTGCACGAATGTTGGAAGCTGGTGAAAATCCTAGATTTATATTTAGGCGTATGCTTATTGCCGCGGGGGAAGATATTGGCCTGGCTGATCCCAATGCAATTGTTATCGTTGAATCATGCGCAGCGGCTTTTGATCGAATAGGTTTACCAGAGGGGATTTTTCCTCTTGCCCAAGCAACTTTATATCTGGCGTCAACGGAGAAAAGTAATAGTTTGATGGGGGTTTTTAAGGCAGTACAGAAAATTAGAGATTCTCAACAACAAAATGTTCCAATTCATCTCAAAGATTCAAATCGCGACAAAGAAGCTTTTGGAGATGGCATTGGCTACCGCTATCCTCATTCATTTTCAAGAAATTGGGTTCCACAACAATATTTACCTGATAGTTTGCTAAACGAGATTTTTTGGGAGCCAACTAAAAATGGATGGGAGGGAGAGAGACGCTCTCTTTTGAACGAAAGAAGATCTGAACAGTTAGCCTCAATAGTTGAGGTTGAGCAACAAAATCCTTTAACTATTTCATCTCGAGGAATTGATCAGGATTTGGAAAAATGGTTATTTCGTCAGGAATTGAAAGAGGAAGAAAGATTGAAAAACTTGATGACTAAATTATGGTCGGACATTAATTGGAAAAAAAATCATAGGGTTTTAGTCTTAACACCTAGCTCTTTGCTCTGGTCTTTAAAGCCTTTAAGAGAGACATTGGAAGGAGGTGTTGTTCTAGCTGCTACAGAAGATAATTATCCTAGGTTGCTGGAGGAATTAGAAGTTTTGGATCCCATGAGCCGACCTATTTTAATTGATTCAAAAGTTGAATCAATTAAAGAATTAGACGTTAATCTTAAATTTGAGGTGATAGGGGGAAGACTCCCTTGGAAAGCTTTTTCAGAAAAAAATTTTTCTAAATTGTGGCCAATTATTACTGAAAAAAGTGTAGTAAATGCAGAATTAAGTTTGATTATAACTAATCCATGTTCTGGCCCTGCATTTTCATTAAAGGAAAGCCTAGAAGTTGATAGCAATAATGAGAATACTGATTTTTCACTATTGAATACTTTAATTACTAAAGAAGAAAAGTGGTTAAATAATCAAGAAAGAAAAAATAAATTTATGCTACAACTTGAAACATTAGGTTGGAATATTATATGTGAAGAATGGACTGAATTTATAACTTTAAAAGTTGATACATTAATTATTAGAAGATGGCTTGATCCAGGAAGTGATTACCGAGCAATCATTCTAAAAAATTGTCAAGAAGACTCATTAATTTACTTGAAAAATTTATTTCACAAACTTGAAGGAAAGATTATTAGACAGAAGCTTTTGCATACAAAAATTTCTGCTAAAAATAATAATTAATGAATGCAAAGTATTGGATTATTTATTTTTAAATCTGTGTTTAATGCAATTGTAAAAATCCATTTTTTGTAGCTTTGGTTGTAAACTTTTAGATGATGTCCAAGTTTTTTATGAGAAACAAATGATGAGTTATTTGTCCAAATCCATTGACTTATATTGGTAGATATTTTTGCACTTTGCCATTTAATCGCTGCTTCTTTTACTACCCATCTTCGCAGTACTTGTTCATTTGTTTCGCTGGGATTTAAGTTTTCTAATTCGTAGTTTTCAGATTTCGTGAAAAACCGTCTTGATAGTTTTTGGGCTTTAATTTTTCTATCCCTTCTTTCTAGATCTACTCCAATTTTACCTGCAGACCAACCTATTAATAAAGCATCAGAACAGTGACTTATGCTGATATGCCCCCACCCTTCAGCTAATAAAGGAGGCTTTCCTGGATCAGCTTTTAGAGGTATTTCAAGAGGATCTAATCCTGAAATTTCTGACATGACATTCCTAACGCAGCCCCTTGAGAAGTGATAAATCCATCCTCTGTTAGTCGTTAACTGGTTCACCCATTTTTTTTCATCGCTGCTTATTGGTAAAAGTTCTGATGGCATCAAAAAAAGCCAGAGACCTAGTACGCTTTTATTGTTTATTTGAGTTGCAATCATGACTCTTTGTATAGGTGATTCTGCACCAGACTTCACTATCCCAAATCAAGATGGTGTTGATACAAGTCTCTCATCTTTCAAAGGGACTAGAGTCGTAATCTATTTTTACCCCAAAGATAATACTCCTGGTTGTACTAAGGAAGCTTGTAGCTTTAGAGATTCTTGGGATATTTTCAAATCCAACAATATTCAAGTTTTGGGGATTAGTAAGGATCCATCAAAGTCACATGTCAAATTTATTGATAAATATAAATTACCTTTTACACTTCTCACCGATAGAGAGCCTTGTCCTGTCGCGACTTTATATGAAAGTTATGGGTTGAAGAAATTTATGGGCAGAGAGTATTATGGCATGATGAGACATACATTTGTGATAGATAAAGATGGAAAAATTGAATTAATATACTTAAAAGTAAAATCAGATAAGATGGCTGATCAGATTATAATCGATCTTAAATTGAATTAAATTTTTGGCGTAAATCTATCATTCCATCAAGTACAAGATTTGGAGAGTAATTTATTTGAATATTTTTATTTTTAATTTCATTTAAGATCAATGGCGCATCACCTCCACAAAGCCAAATTGGAGATTTACTTTCTTCATAAACTTGTAAGACTATTCCTAACAAAGAATTTATTGCTCCTCTAATCATCGAATTTTTAGTATCATATTGAAATGTATTTTTTGGAATTTTTTTGATTATTGGAGTCTCTAAATTCAAGGCACCATTTCCCATCGATGCTAATTGAAGCCTTAATCCAGGAATTAGTTGTCCTCCAACAAATTCACCTTTTTTTGTTATTTTTGTGACGCTTAAGATTGTACCTGCATCCATAACAATTAAGTCTTGGTCTTTGGAGTTTGAAGATGATTGCTTATTAAAAGCACTCCATGAAGCAAGAGCTCTATCAATGCCTAAATTAGATGGAAGATTAATTAGTGGAACAACATTTAAATTTATTTTTTTTGAAGAACATAATTTGATATTTTCTGGGATTGGGCCAACTGATGCCCAAGAGAATTGAGAATAATCTTTATTGTCAAATTCGACTGGATTGGGTGAGGTATGAAAATATTTCCAATGTTCTTTAATCTTGCTTGCCCAATGCCACCTTGTATTTCCAATCATTAAGTAATTTTCTTCTGAGTTCACGAGTTCAATCCTGATTACT from Prochlorococcus marinus XMU1408 includes these protein-coding regions:
- a CDS encoding AAA family ATPase, whose protein sequence is MANDLFAFNGEQLTHKNAPLADRLRPQTLEDFVGQDHILAEGRLLRRSIVADQVGNLLLYGPPGVGKTTLARIIAYNTLSHFSVVNAALAGIKDLRSEIDSARDRLNKFSKRSILFIDEVHRFNTAQQDALLPWVENGTLTLIGATTENPYFEVNKALVSRSRLFRLHSLNSNALHKLLQKALKNKERGYGLKVINMSSEAEDHLVDVSNGDARVLLNALELAVESTAAKTDGSINIDLKIAEDSIQERAILYDKEGDAHFDTISAFIKSIRGSDPDAALFWLARMLEAGENPRFIFRRMLIAAGEDIGLADPNAIVIVESCAAAFDRIGLPEGIFPLAQATLYLASTEKSNSLMGVFKAVQKIRDSQQQNVPIHLKDSNRDKEAFGDGIGYRYPHSFSRNWVPQQYLPDSLLNEIFWEPTKNGWEGERRSLLNERRSEQLASIVEVEQQNPLTISSRGIDQDLEKWLFRQELKEEERLKNLMTKLWSDINWKKNHRVLVLTPSSLLWSLKPLRETLEGGVVLAATEDNYPRLLEELEVLDPMSRPILIDSKVESIKELDVNLKFEVIGGRLPWKAFSEKNFSKLWPIITEKSVVNAELSLIITNPCSGPAFSLKESLEVDSNNENTDFSLLNTLITKEEKWLNNQERKNKFMLQLETLGWNIICEEWTEFITLKVDTLIIRRWLDPGSDYRAIILKNCQEDSLIYLKNLFHKLEGKIIRQKLLHTKISAKNNN
- the bcp gene encoding thioredoxin-dependent thiol peroxidase — encoded protein: MTLCIGDSAPDFTIPNQDGVDTSLSSFKGTRVVIYFYPKDNTPGCTKEACSFRDSWDIFKSNNIQVLGISKDPSKSHVKFIDKYKLPFTLLTDREPCPVATLYESYGLKKFMGREYYGMMRHTFVIDKDGKIELIYLKVKSDKMADQIIIDLKLN
- a CDS encoding type III pantothenate kinase; protein product: MNSEENYLMIGNTRWHWASKIKEHWKYFHTSPNPVEFDNKDYSQFSWASVGPIPENIKLCSSKKINLNVVPLINLPSNLGIDRALASWSAFNKQSSSNSKDQDLIVMDAGTILSVTKITKKGEFVGGQLIPGLRLQLASMGNGALNLETPIIKKIPKNTFQYDTKNSMIRGAINSLLGIVLQVYEESKSPIWLCGGDAPLILNEIKNKNIQINYSPNLVLDGMIDLRQKFNSI
- a CDS encoding 4'-phosphopantetheinyl transferase family protein, whose protein sequence is MIATQINNKSVLGLWLFLMPSELLPISSDEKKWVNQLTTNRGWIYHFSRGCVRNVMSEISGLDPLEIPLKADPGKPPLLAEGWGHISISHCSDALLIGWSAGKIGVDLERRDRKIKAQKLSRRFFTKSENYELENLNPSETNEQVLRRWVVKEAAIKWQSAKISTNISQWIWTNNSSFVSHKKLGHHLKVYNQSYKKWIFTIALNTDLKINNPILCIH